A genomic window from Quercus lobata isolate SW786 chromosome 10, ValleyOak3.0 Primary Assembly, whole genome shotgun sequence includes:
- the LOC115963773 gene encoding uncharacterized protein LOC115963773 translates to MMLVLSMSSKRQRRPNVRLGEIGDVSAAFACRFPQKTEGKLGHKRWRHDFVNPQEFENNFICGFSKFTASEPGISPRTSADLQQNRENKNPNSSNMASEFAISEELGMTKSGLDFSNITRKCRVMKRRGRDARNNISVFGGTWSSKLSPEFSSEDGRESGGKDFIGFTSNVWEDDFPDNGFKDLSDQETPATSKEACEYDMYEPTYDARQQGNLNDPWKEDACYEDNNSFPKSGGVWDDMGSGGSDVNGVKRWLEELGFGKYATVFEIHEVDEEALPLLTLEDLKEMGVFAVGPRRKLFNAIQQLKGEDDSA, encoded by the coding sequence ATGATGTTGGTTCTAAGCATGAGTTCAAAGAGACAAAGGCGCCCAAATGTTAGGTTAGGGGAAATAGGTGATGTTTCTGCAGCTTTTGCATGTAGGTTTCCTCAAAAAACTGAGGGAAAATTGGGGCATAAGAGATGGAGACATGATTTTGTGAACCCTCAagaatttgaaaacaatttcatATGTGGATTCTCAAAGTTCACTGCTTCAGAACCTGGTATCTCTCCAAGGACTTCAGCTGATTTGCAACAGAATAGGGAGAACAAGAATCCAAACTCATCAAACATGGCTTCTGAATTTGCAATTTCAGAGGAGCTTGGTATGACCAAGTCTGGACTGGATTTCAGTAATATTACCCGGAAGTGTAGGGTAATGAAACGACGAGGCCGGGATGCAAGAAACAACATTTCGGTTTTTGGTGGCACTTGGAGTTCTAAACTTAGTCCTGAATTCAGTAGTGAAGATGGGAGAGAGAGTGGTGGGAAAGATTTCATTGGGTTCACGTCAAATGTGTGGGAGGATGATTTCCCTGATAATGGTTTTAAGGACTTGTCGGATCAAGAAACACCAGCTACAAGCAAAGAGGCCTGTGAATACGATATGTATGAGCCCACTTATGATGCACGGCAGCAAGGCAATCTCAATGATCCTTGGAAGGAGGATGCTTGTTATGAAGACAACAACTCATTTCCTAAATCTGGCGGTGTGTGGGATGATATGGGATCTGGAGGTAGTGATGTAAATGGTGTTAAAAGATGGTTGGAGGAGCTCGGGTTTGGCAAGTATGCTACTGTTTTTGAAATACATGAGGTTGACGAAGAAGCTTTGCCACTACTTACTCTTGAAGATCTCAAAGAGATGGGTGTATTTGCTGTTGGTCCTCGAAGGAAGTTGTTCAATGCAATTCAACAGTTGAAAGGAGAAGATGATTCGGCATGA